A part of Paraliobacillus zengyii genomic DNA contains:
- a CDS encoding energy-coupling factor transporter transmembrane component T family protein, translated as MNKLILGRYFPGDSRIHLLDPRAKLITAIYFIGIIFIANNWQTYVLLGLFTFIVMFLSGVKIKTYLRGVRPLIWLILFTVFLQVLFTGGGTVYIDWGPITISTFGLLNGLYIFCRFVMIIFISTVVTLTTKPIDLTDGINSLLRPLRFFKLPVDEIALMLSISLRFIPNLLDETQKVMDAQRARGTTFGEGSLVDQMKKLIPIIMPLFVSSLRRAENMADVMEVRGYQSDKPRSSFRRLAWQKSDTISLLVMAILTVVLVVLRSNVVTYL; from the coding sequence ATGAATAAGCTAATATTAGGTCGTTACTTTCCTGGCGATTCACGGATACATCTTTTAGATCCACGAGCAAAATTAATTACTGCTATTTATTTTATAGGTATTATATTTATTGCGAATAACTGGCAAACTTATGTATTGTTAGGTCTTTTCACCTTTATCGTCATGTTTCTTTCGGGAGTGAAAATAAAAACCTATTTACGTGGTGTGCGTCCACTTATCTGGTTAATATTATTTACGGTGTTCCTTCAAGTATTATTCACTGGCGGTGGAACGGTTTATATAGATTGGGGTCCCATAACGATTTCAACATTCGGTTTACTAAATGGACTATATATTTTTTGCCGATTTGTAATGATTATCTTTATCTCAACCGTTGTAACATTAACAACAAAACCTATCGACTTAACAGATGGTATTAATTCCTTACTGCGTCCGTTACGTTTTTTTAAGCTTCCTGTTGATGAAATTGCATTGATGCTTTCTATTTCTTTACGTTTTATTCCGAATTTATTAGATGAAACACAAAAAGTGATGGATGCACAACGGGCACGAGGTACTACTTTTGGAGAAGGATCACTAGTAGATCAAATGAAAAAACTCATTCCTATCATCATGCCGTTATTTGTTAGTTCTTTAAGAAGAGCGGAAAATATGGCTGATGTAATGGAGGTGAGAGGGTATCAATCAGACAAGCCTAGATCAAGTTTTCGAAGGCTAGCTTGGCAAAAATCAGATACTATTAGTTTGTTAGTAATGGCGATTTTAACGGTAGTACTTGTTGTCTTACGTTCTAACGTAGTTACTTATTTATAA
- a CDS encoding protein kinase domain-containing protein, which produces MNQTSKKQGINLRPGTVMRGKWHKQVYVISKQLGQGAIGSVYLCKTKDGKEGALKISDKANSITTEVNVLKHLSKVQGSNLGPSLYDVDDWTDPTGIRYTFYVMEYVKGKDLPAFLRERGEGWLGILFVQLLKDLERLHKQGWVFGDLKLDNVIVTFSPPRLRWIDVGGTTLIGRSIKEYTEFYDRGYWQVGSRKAEPSYDLFALAMMALHYAYPNQFDRGQYPIKTLQEKIRQSKQLSPYQTCLERALKGEYISSLEMEKDLSLKLLKITKPKTTNHPTSMMNQKQLASKNHVNTVWSAWLESFAIIMVAFVFFVIYYLST; this is translated from the coding sequence ATGAATCAAACATCGAAGAAACAGGGAATTAATCTAAGGCCAGGAACTGTTATGAGGGGAAAGTGGCACAAACAAGTTTATGTTATAAGTAAACAATTGGGGCAGGGTGCTATAGGCTCAGTATATTTGTGCAAAACGAAGGACGGAAAAGAAGGCGCGCTAAAAATAAGTGATAAGGCGAATTCCATTACGACAGAGGTTAATGTATTGAAGCACCTTTCAAAGGTCCAAGGATCAAACCTTGGGCCTTCTTTATACGATGTGGATGATTGGACGGACCCAACGGGAATACGTTATACATTCTATGTAATGGAGTATGTAAAAGGTAAAGACTTACCAGCTTTCTTGCGAGAACGAGGAGAAGGCTGGTTGGGTATCTTGTTTGTACAATTGTTAAAAGACTTGGAACGTCTCCATAAACAAGGGTGGGTATTTGGAGATTTAAAGCTAGATAATGTCATTGTTACCTTTTCACCACCACGCTTACGCTGGATTGATGTTGGTGGTACGACATTAATTGGTCGATCAATTAAGGAATATACTGAATTCTATGACCGTGGTTATTGGCAGGTTGGATCTAGGAAAGCTGAGCCAAGCTATGATTTGTTTGCATTAGCAATGATGGCTTTACACTATGCCTATCCAAACCAATTTGATCGTGGACAGTATCCAATTAAAACATTGCAGGAAAAAATCAGACAATCAAAACAATTATCTCCCTATCAAACATGTTTAGAAAGGGCGCTGAAAGGAGAATACATATCAAGTCTTGAAATGGAAAAAGATTTAAGCCTGAAATTATTAAAGATAACAAAACCTAAAACTACTAATCATCCAACTTCCATGATGAACCAAAAACAACTTGCATCAAAAAACCATGTGAATACAGTATGGAGTGCGTGGTTGGAAAGTTTCGCAATTATAATGGTGGCTTTTGTGTTTTTTGTTATCTATTATCTAAGTACGTAA
- the hpt gene encoding hypoxanthine phosphoribosyltransferase codes for MHKDIEKILVSQQEIEEKCKELGAQLSEEYKDRFPLAIGVLKGALPFMSDVLRSMDTYLEMDFMDVSSYGGEMRSSGEVKIVKDLNTKVEGRDLLIIEDIIDSGLTLSYLVDLFKYRKANSIKIVTMLDKPAGRTVDIVADVVGFKVPNEFVVGYGLDYQEKYRNLPYIGVLKPHIYGGE; via the coding sequence ATGCACAAAGACATCGAAAAAATATTAGTATCACAGCAAGAAATTGAGGAAAAATGTAAAGAGCTTGGCGCGCAATTATCTGAAGAATATAAAGATCGATTTCCACTAGCGATTGGGGTATTAAAAGGTGCTTTACCATTTATGTCGGATGTTCTTCGCTCTATGGATACATATTTAGAAATGGATTTTATGGATGTTTCCAGCTATGGTGGAGAAATGCGTTCTTCAGGTGAAGTGAAAATTGTAAAAGATTTAAACACAAAAGTTGAAGGTAGAGATTTGCTTATAATTGAAGATATTATTGATAGTGGACTTACATTAAGCTATTTGGTTGATTTATTTAAATATCGTAAAGCAAATTCAATTAAGATTGTTACGATGCTAGATAAACCTGCAGGCCGTACTGTTGACATTGTTGCTGATGTGGTTGGTTTTAAAGTGCCAAATGAATTTGTTGTTGGATATGGATTAGATTATCAAGAAAAGTATCGTAATTTACCTTATATCGGTGTTTTAAAGCCGCACATATATGGTGGAGAATAA
- the ftsH gene encoding ATP-dependent zinc metalloprotease FtsH, giving the protein MNRIVRNVIFYFVIFLVVISVMNVFTGQNNQQEEYNVSEFMQALDNGTIASMEMRPSNGVMRIEGELVGTDEEPTTFVTNVPDNNDIVANVYQKANEQGIIDVQEEEQPSGWVTFLTTMIPFVIIFVLFFFLLNQSQGGGNKVMNFGKSKAKMYSEEKKKVRFKDVAGADEEKQELVEVVDFLKDPRKFDAIGAKIPKGVLLVGPPGTGKTLLARAVAGEAGVPFFSISGSDFVEMFVGVGASRVRDLFENAKKNAPGIIFIDEIDAVGRQRGAGVGGGHDEREQTLNQLLVEMDGFGENEGIIIIAATNRPDILDPALLRPGRFDRQITVDRPDLRGREDVLKVHVRNKPLGDDVELKTIAMRTPGFSGADLENLLNEAALVAARTNKTKIEMVDVDEAIDRVIAGPAKKSRVISPKEKNIVAYHESGHTIIGMVLDDADMVHKVTIVPRGQAGGYAVMLPKEDRYFMTKPELLDKITGLLGGRVAEEVIFGEVSTGAHNDFERATNIARKMVTEYGMSDAIGPVQFASSGGQVFLGRDMQNESNYSEAIAYEIDKEVQSFINQCYARAKEILTENKDKLELVAKTLLEIETLDARQIKGLFEDGILPDPVVFEQNETDTSGEDKQSSDSKDVKVNIQSKSEEDHTSISSEFDSNDDETSEDPDKKE; this is encoded by the coding sequence ATGAATCGAATAGTACGTAATGTGATCTTTTATTTTGTCATATTTTTAGTGGTGATTTCCGTAATGAATGTTTTCACTGGACAAAATAATCAACAAGAAGAATATAATGTAAGTGAATTTATGCAAGCACTTGATAATGGTACGATAGCAAGTATGGAAATGCGACCTTCAAATGGTGTTATGCGAATTGAAGGAGAGCTAGTAGGTACGGATGAAGAACCTACTACATTTGTCACAAACGTTCCGGATAACAATGATATTGTCGCGAATGTTTATCAAAAAGCAAATGAGCAAGGTATTATAGATGTACAAGAAGAAGAGCAACCAAGCGGATGGGTAACGTTCTTAACTACGATGATCCCGTTTGTTATCATATTTGTCCTGTTTTTCTTCCTTCTTAACCAATCTCAGGGTGGCGGAAACAAAGTCATGAACTTTGGTAAGAGTAAAGCGAAGATGTACAGTGAAGAGAAAAAGAAAGTCCGATTTAAGGATGTTGCTGGTGCCGATGAAGAAAAGCAAGAGCTTGTAGAGGTAGTAGATTTCTTAAAAGATCCTCGTAAGTTCGATGCTATTGGAGCAAAAATACCTAAAGGTGTTTTATTAGTAGGACCTCCAGGTACAGGTAAAACGTTATTAGCAAGAGCAGTTGCCGGAGAAGCTGGTGTGCCATTCTTCTCTATTAGTGGTTCCGACTTCGTTGAAATGTTTGTCGGTGTTGGTGCATCACGTGTACGTGATTTGTTTGAAAATGCGAAGAAGAACGCACCAGGTATTATCTTTATTGATGAGATTGATGCAGTTGGTCGTCAACGTGGCGCTGGTGTTGGTGGCGGTCATGACGAACGTGAACAAACGTTAAATCAGTTACTTGTTGAAATGGATGGTTTTGGTGAAAATGAAGGTATTATTATTATTGCCGCAACAAACCGTCCTGACATCTTAGACCCTGCATTACTACGTCCAGGCCGTTTTGACCGTCAAATTACAGTTGATCGTCCTGACCTACGTGGTCGTGAAGATGTCTTAAAAGTACATGTGCGTAATAAGCCACTAGGTGACGATGTGGAGTTAAAAACAATCGCGATGCGTACACCTGGATTTTCAGGTGCAGATTTAGAAAACCTGCTTAACGAAGCTGCGTTAGTAGCAGCACGTACGAATAAAACGAAGATCGAAATGGTCGACGTTGATGAAGCAATTGATCGTGTTATTGCAGGACCTGCGAAGAAGAGCAGAGTTATCTCACCAAAAGAAAAAAATATCGTCGCATATCATGAAAGTGGACACACTATTATTGGAATGGTGCTGGACGATGCTGATATGGTTCATAAAGTTACAATCGTACCTCGTGGGCAAGCTGGTGGCTATGCTGTCATGCTACCAAAGGAAGATCGTTACTTTATGACGAAACCAGAGCTATTAGATAAGATTACTGGTTTACTTGGTGGGCGTGTTGCTGAGGAAGTAATATTCGGTGAAGTTAGTACGGGGGCTCACAATGACTTTGAACGTGCAACGAATATTGCTCGTAAGATGGTAACAGAGTACGGCATGAGTGATGCAATAGGTCCTGTTCAATTTGCTAGCTCAGGTGGTCAAGTATTCTTAGGAAGAGACATGCAAAATGAATCTAACTACAGTGAAGCGATAGCATATGAAATTGATAAAGAAGTTCAAAGCTTTATTAATCAGTGTTATGCTCGTGCAAAAGAAATTCTAACGGAAAACAAAGATAAATTAGAATTAGTTGCGAAGACATTATTAGAGATCGAAACGTTAGATGCAAGACAAATTAAAGGTCTTTTTGAAGATGGTATCTTACCGGATCCAGTTGTTTTTGAACAAAATGAAACGGATACGAGTGGAGAAGATAAACAATCTTCAGATTCTAAAGATGTAAAAGTTAACATTCAATCAAAATCAGAAGAAGATCATACATCTATTTCTTCCGAGTTTGATTCGAATGATGACGAAACTTCTGAAGATCCAGATAAAAAAGAATAG
- a CDS encoding vWA domain-containing protein, with amino-acid sequence MLSKSDRRKAKEEDGMKKGTLKQILLITDGCSNKGEDPSMVAALIAQQGITVNVIGVLEDDQSENPMGLEEVEEIALAGEGVSQIVYQQALSQTIQTVTKQAMTQTLQGVVNQELKQILGPNQTIESLPPEQRGEVMEVVEELGETCNIEVFVLVDTSASMQNKLPTVKEALIDLSISMNARIGKNKFAISSFPGKRKPLTKITDWSNKLDSISSVFPKLTSGGITPTGPALKEAMYQFGKSRLTRSMNQNDESNIEETGN; translated from the coding sequence ATGCTAAGTAAAAGCGATAGAAGAAAGGCAAAGGAGGAAGATGGGATGAAGAAAGGGACGTTAAAGCAAATATTATTGATCACGGATGGCTGTTCGAATAAAGGCGAAGACCCTTCTATGGTAGCGGCTTTGATTGCACAACAAGGTATAACCGTCAATGTTATCGGTGTGTTAGAAGATGATCAAAGTGAGAATCCAATGGGGCTAGAAGAGGTGGAAGAGATTGCGTTAGCAGGAGAAGGTGTTAGTCAGATTGTTTACCAACAAGCACTCTCTCAAACAATTCAAACGGTGACAAAGCAAGCAATGACACAAACATTGCAAGGTGTTGTAAATCAAGAGTTAAAGCAAATATTAGGACCAAATCAAACCATCGAGTCGCTACCACCGGAACAACGAGGAGAAGTAATGGAAGTTGTAGAGGAGCTAGGCGAGACGTGTAATATAGAAGTTTTCGTTTTAGTTGATACAAGTGCTAGTATGCAGAATAAACTACCAACTGTTAAAGAAGCATTAATTGATCTATCTATTAGTATGAATGCTCGAATCGGAAAAAATAAATTTGCAATTTCATCATTTCCCGGTAAAAGAAAGCCATTAACTAAAATTACAGATTGGTCAAATAAACTAGATTCTATTTCTTCTGTTTTCCCTAAATTAACAAGTGGGGGTATTACACCTACGGGCCCTGCACTAAAAGAAGCGATGTATCAGTTTGGGAAATCAAGATTAACAAGGAGTATGAATCAAAACGATGAATCAAACATCGAAGAAACAGGGAATTAA
- the spoIIE gene encoding stage II sporulation protein E, whose amino-acid sequence MLDTITGTKGLPIHTNKADQLKKWWKEKQRNLLFEQGGLLYFVAFLLGRAVILESLSPFALAYLASVWFVRKEKVRPLIIVMIIGATTVGIEHGLFIATASFVFVFFAAIVKQVKNQQKIIPFLVFFASLLPRVTHYALFDTLNSFEWTLAIVEAVLSAVLVLIFMQSIPLLSPKRYKPTLKNEEIISLIILLASVLTGTIGWELQGANVEQIASRYLVLWLAYIGGAAIGSTVGVVTGLILSLASVSSLYQMSLLAFGGLLGGLLKEGKKLGVGLGLFVGTVLIGIYGGGIATLFPSLLETSIAILLFFCTPDQWIRQMSRYIPGTNEHTIEQQQYVQKVRDVTANRIEQFSDVFEALSKSFEGQPEKDIEDDHDQKELDYYLSNVTEKTCQSCFKKDWCWGQHFDETYDYMTALKQDLEKGQSPNKITQSKFSNHCVKSQKVVEVMKEELSYYEANQKLKKQVGESRRFVADQLLGVAEVMGDFAKEIVKEKENHEQQELEIIAALKHLGVEIDKLEIYSLKKGDIDIELDFSVYQYNGEGPKLIAPVISDILEETIVIKEEEISPLPNGYCHLSFTSARKYTTNIGLAHAAIGGGFISGDSYSTMELSSGKHALAISDGMGNGVRAHEESTETLKLLKQILHSGIDEQVAIKSINSILSLRTNDEIYSTLDLAMIDLHHAGVQFLKIGSTPSFIKRGEQVHTIEASNLPIGIIQDFDVDVVDFQLKDEDILIMTSDGVFEGPKHIENPDIWLKRKIKELETNDPQEIADLLLEEVVRTTAGVIEDDMTVLVAKITKFNPRWSSIPVYQKQAN is encoded by the coding sequence ATGTTGGATACAATAACAGGAACAAAAGGATTACCCATCCATACGAATAAAGCGGATCAGTTAAAAAAATGGTGGAAGGAAAAACAACGGAATCTCCTATTTGAACAAGGGGGATTATTATATTTTGTCGCCTTTTTATTAGGACGAGCAGTTATCTTGGAATCATTGTCGCCATTTGCTCTAGCTTATTTAGCCTCTGTTTGGTTTGTTCGTAAGGAGAAAGTAAGGCCGTTAATAATAGTAATGATTATCGGTGCTACAACAGTAGGTATTGAGCATGGTTTATTTATAGCTACAGCCTCGTTTGTCTTTGTTTTCTTTGCAGCGATAGTAAAGCAAGTAAAGAACCAACAAAAGATTATACCATTTCTTGTTTTCTTTGCTAGTTTATTACCACGGGTTACACACTATGCCCTTTTTGATACGCTCAATTCTTTTGAATGGACATTAGCGATTGTTGAGGCAGTATTAAGTGCTGTCCTTGTATTGATATTTATGCAGAGTATTCCGCTTTTATCACCAAAAAGATATAAACCTACACTGAAAAATGAAGAAATTATTTCTTTAATTATCTTACTTGCTTCCGTGTTGACTGGAACGATTGGTTGGGAACTACAAGGCGCCAATGTAGAACAGATTGCTTCAAGATACCTTGTCTTATGGTTAGCTTATATTGGTGGTGCCGCGATAGGTTCCACGGTAGGGGTTGTTACGGGTCTTATTCTAAGTTTGGCAAGTGTTAGTAGCCTTTACCAAATGAGTTTATTAGCTTTCGGGGGACTACTAGGAGGTCTATTGAAGGAAGGAAAGAAGCTAGGGGTTGGTTTAGGTTTATTTGTCGGAACAGTATTAATCGGAATTTATGGCGGTGGAATTGCGACGCTGTTTCCTTCTTTATTAGAGACGAGTATCGCTATTTTATTATTTTTCTGTACACCTGATCAATGGATAAGACAAATGTCTAGATATATACCAGGAACAAATGAACACACGATTGAACAACAGCAATATGTCCAAAAAGTAAGAGATGTGACTGCCAATCGAATCGAACAGTTCTCTGATGTTTTTGAGGCTTTATCAAAAAGCTTTGAAGGACAACCAGAGAAAGATATAGAAGATGATCATGATCAGAAAGAATTGGATTACTACTTAAGTAATGTGACGGAGAAGACTTGCCAAAGTTGTTTTAAGAAGGATTGGTGTTGGGGACAACATTTTGATGAAACATATGATTACATGACAGCCTTGAAACAAGACTTGGAAAAAGGACAATCACCAAATAAAATAACGCAATCAAAGTTTTCTAACCATTGTGTGAAATCACAAAAGGTAGTAGAAGTAATGAAAGAAGAATTGTCTTATTATGAGGCAAATCAAAAATTAAAAAAACAAGTTGGAGAAAGTCGACGTTTTGTAGCAGATCAATTACTTGGTGTTGCTGAAGTGATGGGCGATTTTGCAAAAGAAATAGTGAAAGAAAAAGAAAACCATGAACAACAAGAATTAGAGATTATCGCTGCATTAAAACATTTAGGAGTAGAGATAGATAAATTAGAAATCTATAGTTTAAAAAAAGGTGATATAGATATTGAACTTGATTTCTCTGTTTATCAATATAATGGGGAGGGCCCAAAACTAATTGCCCCTGTCATTTCTGATATTTTAGAAGAAACAATCGTTATAAAAGAAGAAGAGATTTCCCCTTTACCAAATGGTTACTGCCATCTTAGCTTTACATCCGCTAGAAAATATACTACCAATATTGGATTAGCACACGCTGCGATAGGTGGAGGATTTATTTCTGGTGATAGCTATTCAACAATGGAACTTAGTTCTGGTAAACATGCTTTGGCTATTAGTGATGGAATGGGAAATGGTGTACGTGCGCATGAAGAAAGTACGGAGACATTAAAACTATTAAAACAGATACTACATTCTGGTATTGATGAACAAGTCGCAATTAAGTCGATAAACTCCATCTTATCGTTACGAACAAATGATGAGATCTACTCGACATTGGATTTAGCGATGATAGACCTTCATCATGCAGGAGTTCAATTTTTAAAAATTGGTTCTACACCAAGTTTTATTAAGCGAGGAGAACAAGTTCATACGATAGAAGCTAGTAATTTACCAATTGGTATTATCCAAGACTTCGACGTAGATGTTGTGGATTTTCAATTAAAAGATGAAGACATATTGATTATGACCAGTGATGGGGTATTTGAGGGGCCAAAGCATATCGAAAACCCAGATATATGGTTAAAACGTAAAATAAAAGAATTGGAGACAAATGATCCACAAGAAATTGCCGACCTATTATTAGAAGAAGTTGTTCGAACGACGGCAGGGGTGATTGAGGATGATATGACTGTTTTAGTAGCTAAAATAACCAAATTCAACCCTAGGTGGTCAAGTATTCCGGTTTATCAAAAGCAAGCAAATTAA
- a CDS encoding histidine phosphatase family protein — MICLIRHGETDWNLQGRIQGGTDIELNENGVKQAEACKTYFEGADWDLIIASPMKRAKRTAEIINKALNVDLVEMSDFKERTFGEAEGLTLAERNKLFPDGNYPGQESKEDLESRVMAGIGLINKTFPNKKVLLVAHGAVIHAILSVTSGEEIDFTNTKLLNACLSNIEYTEDKWHVHNYNQIDHLTVDK, encoded by the coding sequence ATGATTTGTTTAATTCGACATGGGGAAACTGATTGGAATTTACAAGGAAGAATACAAGGGGGCACAGATATTGAATTAAATGAAAATGGCGTTAAACAAGCAGAGGCATGTAAAACATATTTTGAAGGTGCAGATTGGGATTTAATTATTGCTAGTCCTATGAAAAGAGCAAAGCGTACAGCAGAGATTATTAATAAAGCATTAAATGTAGATTTAGTGGAAATGTCCGACTTTAAAGAGCGAACGTTTGGTGAAGCAGAAGGTCTAACTTTAGCAGAGCGTAACAAACTTTTTCCGGATGGTAACTATCCAGGTCAGGAGTCAAAAGAAGATTTGGAAAGCAGAGTAATGGCTGGAATAGGCTTGATTAACAAGACTTTTCCTAATAAAAAAGTGTTACTTGTTGCACATGGTGCTGTAATTCATGCGATTTTATCTGTAACGTCGGGAGAAGAAATAGATTTTACTAATACGAAACTCTTAAATGCATGTTTGAGTAATATAGAATACACGGAAGATAAATGGCACGTACATAATTATAATCAAATTGATCATTTAACAGTGGATAAGTAA
- a CDS encoding type III pantothenate kinase: MIFVLDVGNTNTVLGIFDQDELKYQWRIKTDREKTEDEFAMLIKSLFEHEGLTFANVNGIIISSVVPPIMYAFDRMAEKYFDQKPLIVGDQAVELFLKMKYPNPAELGADRIVNAVGAIEAYGAPLIIIDFGTATTYCYVNENEEYVGGAIAPGINISLEALYSKAAKLPKVEIKHPNEIVGLSTVEAMQSGVYFGYVGQVDEVVRRFKKVSSEDTKVVATGGLATLIAGESSMVDIVDPVLTLKGLYVIYKKLNHHTE; the protein is encoded by the coding sequence ATGATATTTGTATTAGATGTTGGTAACACAAATACTGTTTTAGGGATTTTTGACCAAGACGAATTGAAATACCAGTGGAGAATTAAAACGGATCGAGAAAAAACAGAAGATGAATTTGCGATGTTAATTAAATCGTTATTTGAGCATGAAGGTTTAACATTTGCTAATGTTAACGGTATTATTATTTCTTCTGTCGTTCCTCCTATTATGTATGCCTTCGACCGAATGGCTGAAAAGTATTTTGATCAAAAACCTTTAATTGTTGGTGATCAAGCAGTTGAATTATTTTTGAAAATGAAATATCCTAACCCAGCTGAACTAGGAGCTGATCGTATAGTTAACGCAGTAGGAGCAATTGAAGCCTATGGTGCGCCCTTGATTATTATTGATTTCGGTACAGCTACGACATACTGCTATGTGAACGAAAATGAGGAATATGTAGGTGGTGCCATCGCGCCGGGTATTAATATTTCACTGGAGGCACTGTATTCAAAAGCGGCCAAATTACCTAAAGTTGAAATTAAACATCCAAATGAGATTGTTGGGTTATCGACTGTTGAAGCAATGCAATCAGGTGTATACTTTGGTTATGTGGGACAGGTTGATGAGGTTGTAAGAAGATTTAAGAAGGTGAGTTCTGAAGATACTAAAGTTGTTGCTACAGGTGGATTGGCTACATTAATTGCAGGAGAATCAAGTATGGTTGATATTGTAGATCCTGTATTAACATTAAAAGGTTTATATGTTATCTATAAAAAATTGAATCATCATACCGAATAA
- the tilS gene encoding tRNA lysidine(34) synthetase TilS — protein sequence MFKQEVDTFIKRYALFKPHSTLLIGVSGGPDSMALLHYLNVIKKAWDFQLIVVSVDHGLRGEESKVDVDYVSAFCAEKNIAFYRTALDVPSFKKEHKLGTQEAARNMRYRFFADQMDQHKADYLVLGHHGDDQIETVLMRLTRTANPSSLAGIPVKRPFADGELVRPLLSVTKEEIESYCQENGIIPRRDPSNEEDVYTRNFFRIHLLPLLKKQNPNLHRSVRKLSESIRADNAYMNEQAEKVMDEIVQLSNEEKQVTCSIKLLKKHPFALQRRIFHLILSHLYDVLPNGLHFGHEEQFFDLIHSERANVTIDLPKDLQITKSYQTLYFHFREEEIACFSAYLSVPSQVYLPTGAVVSASFVTAPTVQEDKNRLFIPISDIEQDVHLTVRYRQDGDRMYVKGLDGRKKIKDIFIDKKIPLHKRNTWPLIVDQQGNVLWVIGLTKGAVKGYSGGSQFIQIEYRSNEKI from the coding sequence ATGTTTAAACAAGAAGTAGATACCTTTATTAAACGCTATGCATTATTCAAACCACACAGTACGTTGTTGATTGGTGTATCAGGTGGACCAGATTCGATGGCTTTACTTCATTACTTAAATGTAATTAAAAAAGCATGGGATTTTCAGTTAATTGTTGTATCAGTAGATCATGGATTGCGTGGAGAAGAATCAAAAGTAGATGTGGATTATGTTTCGGCCTTTTGTGCGGAAAAAAACATAGCATTTTATCGCACGGCGTTAGATGTCCCGTCATTTAAAAAAGAGCATAAACTAGGTACACAAGAAGCAGCTCGTAACATGAGGTATCGTTTTTTTGCTGATCAAATGGATCAACATAAAGCGGATTATTTGGTTTTAGGACATCATGGTGATGACCAGATCGAAACAGTTTTGATGCGTCTTACCCGGACGGCTAATCCATCATCCTTAGCTGGAATCCCTGTTAAACGTCCGTTTGCTGACGGCGAGCTTGTGAGACCATTATTATCCGTGACAAAGGAAGAGATTGAATCGTATTGCCAGGAGAATGGGATTATACCAAGAAGAGACCCCTCAAATGAAGAAGATGTCTACACTCGAAATTTTTTCAGAATTCATTTGTTACCTTTATTGAAAAAACAAAATCCTAACTTACATCGTTCTGTCAGAAAATTAAGCGAGTCGATTAGAGCGGATAATGCGTACATGAACGAACAAGCGGAAAAAGTGATGGATGAAATTGTACAACTATCAAATGAAGAAAAGCAAGTGACATGTTCAATTAAACTTTTAAAAAAGCATCCGTTTGCTTTACAAAGGCGCATATTTCATCTAATATTAAGTCATCTATATGATGTACTACCGAATGGTTTACATTTTGGTCATGAGGAACAGTTTTTTGATCTTATACATAGTGAACGGGCAAATGTAACGATAGATTTGCCGAAAGATTTACAGATAACGAAATCGTATCAAACACTGTATTTTCACTTTCGAGAAGAAGAGATAGCATGTTTTTCTGCATATTTATCTGTTCCTAGTCAAGTATATCTACCGACAGGAGCAGTGGTTTCAGCCTCTTTTGTAACGGCCCCCACTGTGCAAGAAGATAAGAATAGACTATTCATTCCGATTAGTGATATAGAGCAAGATGTGCATCTAACCGTTCGATATCGACAAGATGGTGATCGCATGTATGTAAAGGGGTTAGATGGTCGAAAAAAGATAAAAGATATCTTCATTGATAAGAAAATCCCTCTACATAAAAGGAATACATGGCCGTTAATAGTTGATCAACAAGGAAATGTTCTGTGGGTAATTGGGTTAACAAAAGGTGCGGTCAAAGGATATTCTGGCGGGAGTCAATTTATTCAAATTGAATATAGAAGTAATGAAAAAATCTAG